A stretch of Podospora bellae-mahoneyi strain CBS 112042 chromosome 5, whole genome shotgun sequence DNA encodes these proteins:
- a CDS encoding hypothetical protein (EggNog:ENOG503P382; COG:K): MNLVRNSTNLGIPPDIKEAANAVRLRREEDNWGQGDEGYASDVRTDVDTGQSRIVSPRSPGRASSRGNRAAGVSVIPQPPVNHPIYGKGGIMHGVVCYRSPRKGLTYKLNPAYKHEKVNAAFIGEGHLTPGDWWPFQLVALFHGVHGRSQGGIFGSASMGVYSIVISGRNNKYHEIEKDDGEVLYYSTDNMGVATTSVGTQALNKSIDTRQPVRALRGQGQTGGGWAPECGIRYDELYRVIGKKLVPTRNGEEWFRHTLRREAGQRDLREIVGSSPTLQQRNDYLRIRDAYPGVA, encoded by the coding sequence ATGAACTTAGTCCGCAACTCGACAAACCTCGGCATTCCCCCTGATATCAAAGAGGCGGCTAATGCGGTTCGTTTGAGGCGTGAGGAAGACAACTGGGGCCAAGGCGACGAGGGCTATGCTAGTGACGTTCGCACCGACGTGGACACGGGTCAGTCTCGTATTGTCTCACCCCGCTCTCCGGGGCGAGCGTCAAGCCGCGGAAACAGGGCAGCCGGTGTCAGTGTCATCCCTCAGCCTCCCGTCAATCACCCAATCTACGGCAAAGGCGGAATCATGCACGGCGTGGTTTGCTACCGAAGCCCCAGAAAAGGTCTGACGTACAAGCTGAACCCGGCCTACAAGCACGAAAAGGTCAATGCCGCGTTCATTGGAGAGGGCCATTTGACCCCTGGTGATTGGTGGCCTTTCCAGCTGGTAGCACTTTTCCACGGGGTACATGGAAGAAGCCAGGGGGGGATCTTCGGCTCGGCATCGATGGGAGTCTATTCGATCGTCATATCCGGCCGCAACAACAAGTATCATGAGATTGAAaaggatgatggtgaggtttTGTATTACTCCACTGACAACATGGGGGTAGCTACCACATCGGTCGGTACCCAGGCTCTCAACAAGTCGATTGACACCAGACAGCCTGTGAGAGCCCTCCGTGGCCAAGGTCAGACCGGCGGAGGCTGGGCTCCTGAATGTGGGATTCGCTACGATGAACTGTACCGAGTTATTGGGAAGAAATTGGTGCCGACAAGGAATGGAGAAGAGTGGTTCCGGCATACGTTGCGCCGTGAAGCAGGCCAGCGGGATCTTCGCGAGATTGTGGGAAGCTCACCAACTCTACAGCAGAGGAACGACTACCTGAGGATTCGAGACGCCTACCCTGGCGTAGCCTGA